Proteins encoded together in one Carassius auratus strain Wakin chromosome 32, ASM336829v1, whole genome shotgun sequence window:
- the LOC113051638 gene encoding uncharacterized protein LOC113051638: MLSAIDDGELEQHVRQLQSQYPNSGNEMIRALLRAQGVLVTRSRVREMLTRVNPTAAARRWSQTVARRVYHVPYPNSLWHIDGNMRLIRWGFVIHGAIDGYSRLITYLNCSTDNRATTVLSQFLKATCLYALPSRVRSDHGGENILVALFMHLVQGLEHRGFITGRSVHNQRIERLWRDVFLHVLQHFYLMFYSLEDSEVLNPDDDVHRLSLHIVYLPEIQKRLEQFRQAWNLHPLRTENNHTPSQLWTEGMLKNIATDSTAVNNVFGENPYSDQNIDAILAQYGIQTLPTLDEEEFPAVNVEPPQLILTQQQQTSVHNAIQHLSDLKLKYQACCTAIISILQTQV, translated from the exons ATGCTGTCTGCAATAGATGATGGTGAACTAGAACAACATGTGAGGCAACTTCAGAGCCAATATCCTAATTCTGGAAATGAG ATGATAAGAGCCCTGTTGCGTGCACAGGGTGTGCTTGTTACACGGTCCAGGGTGCGTGAGATGTTGACACGGGTCAATCCTACTGCTGCTGCAAGGAGATGGAGCCAGACAGTTGCAAGACGTGTTTACCATGTACCTTACCCCAATAGTTTGTGGCACATTGATGGGAACATGCGTCTCATAAG ATGGGGTTTTGTGATTCATGGTGCAATTGATGGATACTCCCGTCTGATTACTTACCTCAACTGCAGCACAGACAATCGTGCCACAACAGTGCTTTCTCAGTTTTTGAAAGCAACATGCCTCTATGCCCTACCATCAAGAGTCAGATCTGACCATGGTGGTGAAAACATCCTTGTGGCTTTATTCATGCATCTAGTTCAAGGACTTGAACACAGAGGATTCATAACCGGACGATCAGTTCACAATCAGAGAATTGAACGCCTTTGGCGTGATGTATTTTTGCATGTGTTGCAGCACTTTTACCTTATGTTCTACTCCTTAGAGGATTCAGAGGTTCTAAACCCAGATGATGATGTCCACAGACTTTCACTGCATATTGTTTATCTTCCTGAGATTCAAAAAAGACTGGAGCAGTTTAGACAGGCCTGGAACCTCCATCCGTTGCGAACAGAAAATAATCACACACCATCTCAACTCTGGACAGAGGGTatgctcaaaaacattgcaacagACAGCACAGCTGTCAACAATGTCTTTGGGGAAAATCCCTACAGCGACCAAAACATTGATGCCATCCTAGCACAGTATGGAATTCAAACACTGCCTACACTTGATGAGGAAGAGTTCCCAGCTGTTAATGTAGAGCCACCTCAACTCATCCTCACTCAGCAACAACAGACATCTGTACACAATGCAATCCAACACCTTTCTGATCTAAAGTTAAAATATCAGGCTTGCTGTACTGCTATTATCAGTATTTTGCAAACACAGGTATAG
- the LOC113052384 gene encoding G2/M phase-specific E3 ubiquitin-protein ligase-like, with the protein MSACEEPSDGVLIKFKYPNGHTNMRKFRLSEPIQILFDFVGQDDIASEIFVVQEAASSRSVESSSSGSIMDHGIKASSTLYVLWFSNKDVQEILSDQQNGAYALHHTSHGQSSLSETSTQPSLSEPPTRPLLPEPPTRPLLPEPSTRPLLPEPSTQPPLTLFSQPQEILTLYDEPSLSPSSVQEPIIILDEQDESVSQNQPPVSTHHLGGPVDEIDLQTILKKMVSKVDGRFCPTSNQINVCRDNVLLCSLRAFKRRFFNPEAKLDVVFVDEDDNGEGAVDEGGPTREYLRLLMRAVHQSNIFEGHEKDRQLSLDTQALQTKLYMWVAKMIAVCVVHGGVGPHFFSERLFNQICGIPTPPAMVDEVCDHAFREQLIKIQEATTVREANSAIAEAADSLSIIGALRHVSSLEEKDSLVQSAANFFVNGRLATALDQFVEGLKTLGLLEELRKNPAVFYNMFVSEEIPLQAKDLCTLFDVDFSVQGSNRRDRENMTICFWRDWLIDIEGMLFIKENAVQSP; encoded by the exons ATGTCTGCATGTGAGGAACCCTCAGATGGGGTGTTGATCAAATTTAAATATCCAAATGGACACACCAATATGAGGAAATTCCGTTTGTCAGAGCCAATCCAG ATCTTGTTTGACTTTGTGGGACAAGATGATATTGCCAGTGAAATCTTTGTGGTGCAAGAAGCTGCATCATCAAGATCAGTTGAGAGTAGTTCCTCCGGGTCAATAATGGATCATGGCATTAAAGCATCCTCAACTCTATATGTGCTTTGGTTTTCAAATAAGGATGTACAG GAAATTCTCTCAGATCAACAAAATGGAGCTTATGCCCTACACCATACATCTCACGGTCAGTCATCACTGTCTGAGACCTCCACCCAGCCAAGTCTCTCTGAGCCCCCCACCCGCCCTCTGCTGCCTGAGCCCCCCACCCGCCCTCTGCTGCCTGAGCCCTCCACCCGCCCTCTGCTGCCTGAGCCCTCCACCCAGCCACCGCTCACTCTGTTCTCACAACCACAAGAAATCCTGACTCTTTATGATGAACCATCACTCTCTCCTTCATCTGTCCAAGAACCAATCATTATTCTTGATGAACAAGATGAGTCGGTTTCACAGAATCAGCCTCCTGTATCAACACATCACCTCGGAGGACCTGTGGATGA GATTGATCTACAGACCATATTGAAAAAAATGGTCAGCAAAGTTGATGGGAGATTCTGTCCAACAAGCAACCAAATAAATGTGTGCAGGGATAATGTTTTACTTTGTAGCCTGCGGGCATTCAAGCGTAGGTTCTTCAACCCTGAAGCAAAATTGGATGTTGTTTTTGTGGATGAAGATGACAATGGTGAAGGGGCAGTTGATGAAGGCGGCCCGACAAGAGAGTACCTAAGGCTGTTGATGAGGGCCGTCCACCAGTCAAATATCTTTGAGGGACACGAGAAAGACCGGCAGTTGTCTCTTGATACTCAAG ctttgcagactaaactgtacatgtgggTGGCAAAAATGATTGCTGTGTGTGTGGTCCATGGAGGAGTCGGTCCACATTTCTTTTCCGAAAGACTTTTCAATCAAATCTGTGGGATACCAACACCACCGGCCATGGTGGATGAAGTTTGTGACCATGCTTTCAGGGAGCAGTTAATAAAA ATACAGGAAGCAACAACAGTCCGAGAGGCGAACAGTGCAATTGCAGAGGCAGCAGATAGTCTCAGCATTATAGGTGCCTTAAGACATGTGTCCAGCCTGGAGGAGAAGGACTCCCTTGTCCAGTCAGCTGCAAACTTCTTCGTCAATGGAAGATTGGCGACTGCCCTGGACCA gtTTGTTGAGGGGTTAAAAACACTTGGTTTACTGGAGGAGCTGAGGAAGAATCCGGCAGTGTTCTACAACATGTTTGTCAGTGAGGAGATTCCACTGCAGGCGAAGGACCTATGCACTTTATTTGATGTGGACTTCTCTGTGCAAGGCAGCAACAGGAGAGACCGAGAAAACATGACAATATGCTTTTGGCGTGACTGGTTAATTGATATTGAAGGCATGCTATTTATT AAGGAGAATGCAGTCCAGTCACCCTAG